Genomic DNA from Stigmatopora nigra isolate UIUO_SnigA chromosome 17, RoL_Snig_1.1, whole genome shotgun sequence:
tcactGTACTAAATACTGTCAATAGGAATTGTGCAAACTAAAATGCAGATTTTCTATGATGAAATTTCATGTGGTCCACAAAGTCAGCGGGTATTTTGGTCTGGCTTTAGATTATTGCCACAATTCCATAAGGGTTAACGTGAAATACAGACTggcgtattttctggactataatttggacttttatttttccatagTTTATAAATATCTATTGACATGCTAGTGTCCTTAACATTGGTCTTTTGGgtaataaattaaacatttctGCCCCAAAATagattttgaatttgaaaaaaaaactcaactttGTCCATTGCATCGTGCTACTCTGTTTGTTAGCATTCAGTCCCATCACAAGTCATGCATTTCTCATAGTCAAAAAGCCTTCAGAATTTCTGCATCACCACATCCTGCTTTACGTAACAAAGCCTCATTTTCcatactatgaaaaaaaaaaaacaatagcaatGTGTATTCTGTCTCTCAGTGAATgcctattatttgtttttccagttTATGACAGCACAATTACGAATTGATTAATGTGGAATTTGATTCCCCAAAAACAAAGACATCCAAAATTGCAcaaggttttatttttgttggggTTGAATCATTTTTAACGAGCCACTCAAAAGTTGAGGTTTTGACCATTATtccaaatgtttgtttactACAAACACACCAGATGATTGCACACAGCCACATTTCAGTTTCACGAGCGTGCGCCCATTTATGCAATCtcaatataattttttctcTTGTCATGACCagtgatggtaaaaaaaatgttttttttaaagaatgtatcTTTAGTTCTTATTAAAGGTAAGGTTTGCATGCGTGTGCATAATCAattcaaagtgtgttttttccCTAGTGATTCCATGGGTAAAACCAGTCCAGGTATGCACCCCATACCTGCATCTAAAGCTACATCTGCAAGAAACAGCAACATCAAGGGAGCTCCCTCTAGGTTTGAGAACCCTACAGCTCAAAACAAGCCCTCCTACCAAACTGGGGGTTCATcaggtactttaaaaaaaatatatatacattttataacCTTTATTGTGTCAAGATATGTTCACATTTTTCAATTGTAGTACCTGGGCTCCCTCTAGTGTTCCATGAAATAATTATACTGAATGAAACGACAAACCAGAGTCTTCAATACATTTTGCCTGTCGCTCATTCAGTTAAATTTTAGTTGCATAATCACACCAATTTTTTGATGATGCTCTTATCTTGGAAAACTCGTAAAATGAGAACCTCGTATTATGGACTAGACATAGAAATGCGAACACAAGATATTCTTCAACAACATTGCTCTAGGAACTGTGTATATAATTTTCAgcttaaatcaatattttaagTACTTACTTTTCTATTTAAGCTCGCAATgttcaaaataataatgctaCTTCAGGTCACATGGATGAATACCAATATTTTCTAGGGGGAAAAATAGATGTaggtagtcatttttttttctctctcgtcAATGGAGTGCTGCAGTTTTTTTCCGAACAGATCAACTGTGAAATTTCCAGCAGGTTTAATTTCCTGCACTAACCACTTTAAAGATTAGGGCTTCTATAAAAAAGTTTCAGGTGTTTCATGAATGAGCTCAGATAATTGGTTTTCCTGCAGatcgtcattttttaaaaatacgcTTATTTTGGCCAGCTCTCTGCAGACTTGGGTGGGGGTCATAAACCAGCATTAGTCAGCATTATGAAGTGAGCAATGTGGTTTCCATTTAGAGGCCTTTTGAATAGTGCCTCCTGAGCCAGGGCACTCTATCCTACTTTGTCATTTCAACACGTGCTTGACTCTATCGACATGAAGTTGAGATTTCATGCTTGCTCTCACTTTCTCTTCTGTTTACTAATATTTTTCCATCCCACTCCTGATTTTAGGTTTCCCCAAGGTTACCGGAGCTCCTTCATTTGGCAAGGTTACTAACACCACTCCCACTCCCAAAGCCCCAGAGCGTCCTGTGCCACAGCCGCACCCTCACGACCTCAACTCAGTGGTCCAGAGAGCCGAGCACATACCTGCTGGAACGCGCACCCCCATGTGCAACAAGTGCAATAACGTCATCAGGTATTTAGACATCACTCTGGAAAAGTTTGAAAACTATCAAGAAAGATAGATGTCGAATCCCAACTCTAATTTACTCCAAATAATATCGCCACAACCGATAGCATTTCTCCAGCAAAGTTGAGGGAAAACAATTAATCTGAAGTGTCCACGAAAGAGTTTAAATTTGAAATTCATCTTTAGTTTTTCTGACACGTGTTGAGACGTACCTGAAACTACCTGTTCCTCGTGTTTCCTCAACAGGGGGCCTTTTCTCGTGGCCATGGGCATGTCCTGGCACCCTGAGGAGTTCAACTGTGCCCACTGCCACTCCTCTCTGGCAGATAATGGATTTGTGGAGGAGAAGGGACAGGTGTACTGCGTGCATTGTTATGAACAATTCTTCGCACCCTCCTGTGCCCGCTGTCAGCAGAAGATCTTGGGGGTGAGTGAGCgccaaatatattattttacataaaCATAAACACCATAACATTAGGAATCTTTGTGCATATATTAGGGATAATGGTGGTAAAGGAGCCCACTGtcttgaaataaacaaaaaaaagtttacagGAACTTTTGAGTCATATTGGTAGTTTAATAAAATACTTATAGATAGGCTGCTTCTAAGGATACAGGCTTAAAGGTTTTCTTGATAACAACAAATACCAAAATATTAGCCTGAAGGGCCTTTTCTTAGATGTGTGCGTGAGCCTTTAGTGCTGTTTTGCCTGCGGAAAGCTTTTTACATAGATTGGGTTTAGGTAGCGTAATGGACTCTTAATGGTACTTTTATATGCATTGGAGAGAATGCACTTTTGCCCTACAGCAAGAGTGTCTAAGTGGCAGTGTGGGGCCAGATCCAGCctgctttatctttttttttgtggtccgtGAAAGTAAATTGTGGGTCGACTTAtagtcaaattcaaatgaaagcaattattaaataaaagcaaatatttaatgttttcccTATTTAGAAAAAATCAAATTGTCCATTTTTGGAATCTCAAAACCATAATATTTCAGGGGTAAGGGCATTCTCCATTGGTTTAtcattgaaaatataaatttaattattttttagtgtaaacaaataattaaaatgagtatttactatttttccttttttaattcaaattaaaaatacatgtattgtGTGTATCCCCTTTTTGTTTGAAagagatgcaaataaaacaagaaaaatacaagCCAATATTTTCTATTAAGAGGCTCATATAGAGGACTTGGCCAAATCCAAATGATATATTGACTATCAGAAAAGCAATCCATTCATTAACCGAGTAATTATGACAGCCAAAGAGGCCCTCCCAATGTAACCATAACTACGAGATGACCCGCAAACAAATGAGTATGACACCACTGCCCTCCAGGTTTACTGTCATATGTCGATTGTGTATTCATAATACAGTAATAATGTCATATCTAAAAGTTGATGATTGCTGCATTGGGTTTTGATGGATTTGTCATTCCCTCTGTTTTTAGGAGATCATGAACGCCTTGAAGCAGACCTGGCACGTGTCCTGTTTTGTCTGCTCAGCCTGTCAGCAGCCAATCCGAGGGAATATGTTCCACATGGAGGATGGACAGCCATACTGTGAAATGGGTACGTAAACACCCACCCTCATATAACCGTAGTTATCGCTgtcatctttatttatttttcttctgtgtCACTATTTGCTCTACAGACTACTACAAACTGTTTGGCACAAACTGTCATGGCTGTGACTTCCCCATCGAGGCGGGAGACAAGTTTTTGGAAGCCTTGGGATTCACCTGGCATGACACATGCTTTGTGTGCACAGTAAGTTTCACACACTTTGCGATTAGACCCCATCAgccacacccacacaaacagcCCATTTTATGTCATCTCGCTAACCATGGACAAGAGGGTACAAGTGTCACATCCGTCATGGAAAAGTTTTGAGTTTATTTATCCTGGTTTTATATACATTAGTAGGAAAAGACAAGTATTTTGACTGGCTCGTGTAAACTAAACTAGTATTTCCATTCATGGATTGGTAAAATGGACTATATTAATTGTATTGTTTGGTAGAAACACTTGTAAATTCCCATTCATAGTCTTAAATAATCAACCTTGACTAACCTTAACCCCAATTCTCTTCTCAGGTGTGCACTGCCAATTTGGAAGGTCAACCCTTCTTCTCCAAGAAGGACAAACCTTTGTGCAAGAAACATGCCCATAATGTCAATGTTTGACTCTCTCCTGCCACATTTTTCCACCAATATCTTTATTCATACGGCCATCAAATGCTACATACTTAGTTACTTTACATGCTTATCTATGCTGGTTGAATAATAACGGGTTCATTATTTACCTTATCCTCTTTCTAcggatttaaatgtgttttaggAGTCTGTTCATCTTCGTTCACGGTTCTTTAGTTTTAGATAATATTTTGGCTTCCCACAGGGACTAATTTAATATTATTCAGTATATGGCTTTAACAGTATAACTGCCAAGACCACTGGGAACAAGCTATACATACAattctcatttattttaaatacaattccTGATAATTGCAATTTAAtactgttttatgttttttttttttttacctgcccCATTGTTCATTTCTCAattagaaaaatacatataatgtATCTACATATGTAGTTGCCCTAAGTCTTAGGGCAACTGTGTATGTAGATACATTTTAGGGCCTGACCGATATGTGCCACTGTGTTCTGTCttattaacttaaaaaaatctaatatattATTCCCAATGCTGCTTTAATTCATTTGTCTGACACGTTCTCATATGCGGAATAAAATCTCTTTTGTGTAATATTGTATCTGCTTCTCCTAGACCTCTGAGCAGTTTCTGACATTTTCTTTGCAAGATATCATCAATGCATCTCCAGCTTTCTTTGGATTTGTTCTTCAGATAACCTGCACTTCTCCAAGTCACCCTGGGTTGTCGCTGTTGTAGGAGGAAAATGAAACCAGTTGACAGGCAAAACCAAGCAAATGTGATCCATTCTCCAGAAAAGACGGAGGGACAAGAGCCTCATGTACAGTCCATCTCTTTTGAAGCCAGTTTTGGACCTTTCAGGAGCAAAAAATAAGGTAAGAACACCTGTTTTTAAtcttttcatcattttgtgACTGGATGCATCCAGATGTTTGTGTAGATGTTGGAAAGGTGAGTTTGGATGGTGATGAGATggtaaatgaaaatgtttatggGCAAAATCTTTTGAgttttcataatattttgacTAATATAActagaaaatattttcagacACCAACCAATTCAATGCACTTGCACTgcatatcaataaaaaaaatggccagtaTGATtgtaattaatcatttttgtcaCTTAAGTGAATGATCATATATAATTTTAGTGCCACTTTTCTCAATTCTTCAATagcaaaaattaacaaaaaacgaaccaatattttttaatccaaacttGTTTACTTCTCAATCCACATGTCTGTCTTTGCAGGATGACTGAAATAACTTTCCCTCCCTAAAATGGTCAGATGATCAATTTTCTTCCCATATTTTCTGGATAACAACACAGGCACTATACCTCCCCTTTGGCACACCCcaccacactcacacacttCACGTGGTAACGATGCACCATTTCACACATACCATTTCACACTTTTTGAGGTTTCTCAGAGAGAAATGACTAAATACTGTCTAGACAAGTCTAGTGTCTGACTACCTCAAAGTTACTTTAGAAATGCTACTGCAGATTAATGATATCTAGTATGATTTGTAATGCTCAAATTTTACataacattatttatttaacagCTCCAGTAAATCATAGGCCTTGCAATGTCAAAGCTTGCAAATGCATTTATGCATGTGCTTTTACAAGTTTTCAGTCTGATGAGCCCATTAAGAAACTAATTGGCTTCTTTGCTATTTTTGTAGTATACTTAGTGACTTTTCTGATGCTAGAGTATACCCACTTTCTGTTTTCCATAATCTAACCACGCAGACACTCCTGTTTGCTTCCCGTTAAGTGATGGAGTGATGTTTCATAGATGGATAGCATTTCGAGCCCGTATCGACTGGTCGGCGGCGGACCGGTATGGTACAGTGTCGGGATACATTAGCCGACGGTGGAAGGAAACTTGACAATCTTCCCAAAGAAACAGAGTGGCTTCCAAAGTGCGGAGGGCAAGATGTTAAAACACAGCAGTCCCAGAGCGAGGAATCAATCTGGGCCCCTTGTTGTTCCACGCTCTAGTTCCTGTTTTCATTTAAGGACAACAAAACTGACAATTACTTTGTGTCTAATGCCACCCTGTCTCCAGGGATGGACACCGTTCATCGAAATGACAAATGATGCAGCAGCTTTATAGGATTGTAGTTCATTTGTCTGCCTGTTTTATTAGCATCTATTGTTGTTACACTAGTGAtgaaattggcttttttttaacaataataccAAATATGGGCAATAATATATCAGACTTTATCGCCCACTAAAATTTGATAATGTGACATACTTTGGGTCTGAAGTAATAGAAGTATGAGAACAGAAGTAGAAGTAAACCCCCCCTAACTTGTTAACCCCACTGCCCTTTTTGTCTTTCACTCCCAGGCTGTCAGTGTCCAAGTGGCGCGGGAGGTGGAGGACTGCAGAGGAAGTTGGGGTCGTATCCGGCTTTTGACTTATTTGGGGGAGCGTTTGGAAGGCTCTGGTGAAGGTGGCAGCAATTGGGACGCAATGCTGGCTTTGCTCGTCTTGCTGCTGATAGAGTTTCTGAGTCCTGGAGTGCAAGGTAAGTTGGGACAAGAACGTTTCTGATGACTAAATTCTCAGGCCAGTTACAATGCGTCCTTTTGTCAAAGCGTGTCCTAACTTTGagtaatgttgtttttaatttatcttCTAGTTGACTGGTTGAGCAACGAGTTTTTTTCTTATGAGAcagttacaaaaatatatcCTTGCTCTGCTTTAATTGCAAATAAAGTATCATAATATGCTGATTTGTGACTTTATAGTGCAATGAAGTCATGCTGGAACACTTAATAGGAatcaaatgaatggaaatgggACACAATTTCTGACTAAATTGagccttttatttaaaaacatgttgaaaAGATGTCAAAACCTCAACTTTGGCTTTAACACCTGTTACCTAACTCATTCTTTGCCAActgttttcaaagtaaaatattgGCAGCTGTTTAAAAGCATTTGGTGGAATTTCTCACCACCCACATACTATTTATTGTGTTCTGCAACCAGACTTACCAAAGGAAGGATCATACTCTTTTATTGGAGCCATTTCCTAAAACAAGACAaattagcacaaaaaaataaagaaaaacaagaataaaGACAGCCTAATTGCAATTTTATTCTGTCCCATATGATGAAATGCACTGTGGCTTTTCAAATGGGATAAATAGACCAGTGGGGCCActtgtcattgttttatttaactTCAATAGTTGCTTGTGTAGACTGACTATTCTTGCTGCTTAACACAGTCTAAAATGGGCGTCTCAGTTTGTGTGCCtatctttatttgtgtgttGTCTTAGTGGTAATAGCACCCCTTTGTAAAAAGTGCCACCTGCTTGCCACATTTGGCCGCAAGTACAAATCTGACAGGGGTTTATTTCAAGGATGCACAGGGTCAAAAGGTGAGTAGTCCAGAATTATTTTGTCAGGCAGATACTTTTTCTTCCTCAAGGCTGCACGGTCACGGCTGGTAAACTCGTAACTTTTGGTACCAGATGAACATACATTTTATGCTACCAGTTAGGGCAAGTATTGTGTAAAACTCAGTTAACATATTTCTTGGATTATTTGAGATGCAGATTTAAACCTTTTCAAAATACAGATTTCATGATGTAtgatttgtatttaaatatagACATACTTTGTGTACAGCATGGCTCTTATCAACAAAATTTTGCATTGGCATGTATCCAAATAATTTGGgtttataaatatacattagCAATGTCCCCAAGTTTACTTATACCCTAAATTGTGTTTTGTTATTGTCATATTGTATTTTCCTTTAATATTCAATATACATTGCTAACCTTCAGCCCACATGGTAAGTT
This window encodes:
- the pdlim5b gene encoding PDZ and LIM domain protein 5b isoform X2, with the translated sequence MSSNYSVTLAGSAPWGFRLQGGKDFGLPLTISRLADGGKAAKAKMSVGDIILAINGISSDTMNHLEAQNKIKTCVSNLSLTLQRASSAAKGGSQVGGDSDKNEADLIHAAALSEASKKRLIEGTEDWHPRTGTSQSRSFRILAQLTGTENEESPENNGRNDSMGKTSPGMHPIPASKATSARNSNIKGAPSRFENPTAQNKPSYQTGGSSGFPKVTGAPSFGKVTNTTPTPKAPERPVPQPHPHDLNSVVQRAEHIPAGTRTPMCNKCNNVIRGPFLVAMGMSWHPEEFNCAHCHSSLADNGFVEEKGQVYCVHCYEQFFAPSCARCQQKILGEIMNALKQTWHVSCFVCSACQQPIRGNMFHMEDGQPYCEMDYYKLFGTNCHGCDFPIEAGDKFLEALGFTWHDTCFVCTVCTANLEGQPFFSKKDKPLCKKHAHNVNV